In Telopea speciosissima isolate NSW1024214 ecotype Mountain lineage chromosome 10, Tspe_v1, whole genome shotgun sequence, the DNA window GATGCTCAGTAACAAAGACAAATTGTTGTAAATGTAATAAGTTCTAAACTTGTGACAAATATAACAAACAAAAAGTTTCCTGGCTTGATCTagtgaagggggggggggggaatcaaaGAACTAAAAGCTCCAAAGCCTATGAAGCAGATGGGTAGAGTAGCTCTTAGTGTTTCCACAACTCAAGCTGTCATCTCTTACAAGTGCACGTCTTCCCTCGGCTAGGCTAAGTCCTTGAAAAAGGCCTGGCAAAGGAAAGAACTGGGAAGTGGGTCTCTGAAGGCTCCCTCCACTCAAGGTTACCCCACTTTTTCTTCCATAGTCCATGTAGCAGATGGAGAGATTAACCTTCTTTGTGTTCCTTCCATTCAAAACTGTCATTTTTTACTGCCACTTCTCTCTCAGGCCCTGAAACAAACACCGACCCCTACTGAGAATCACATGCCACACTGACCCACCCTCTTCCTAAAAACACTAAACTCTCTTCCCATGTAACACAGAAGGGGGCCACCCTAACGATTACCCTCTTACTAGAAATTTGCTGCACTAATTACTCATTAGTGGAAGCATCTAATTAATGGACATACTTGTCATTCTTCAGGAAAACAGAATATCTTTtctgaaaatggccaaaatatCCTTACATATACATGACTATTAAAGAAAAGATTCTGGAACATGTTGGTTATTGATGGAAAAGGTGAGAATTTGGTTGCAAATATGGGGAAAGTGTCAAGGATATGTAAAATCTTCCACTCTTAAAAGTTCTCTCAACTGGGCATGTATGTATTACTGTATATTTCCATAAATAAAAGTGCCCACAAAGAAGAACTAAAAGAAAATTCCTAAAACTCTCCCACCTAAGTAAGCAGTCTACATACGGAGTCTAACCACTGAAAGGGTTGACTAGCCGCCCAAACTCTCCTTTAAATTCTATCCTCTGCCTTCCAATTTCCCTGGCTCTTTACACCTCTCTTTTTGCCTTGCTtcaacaagaaacaaaaagagagaggaacaTTGAAGCTTTGAGCTTTATTCCTTGTAGTTTCCTTCCTTCAACCAACATGATATTCCTCAGATGTATTGGGTTGTTGTTCTTGAGCTGTCTAGCAGCCAGAATAAACACATTCTCCAACTTCCCTTCCATCATCCCTACTACATCAAATTTGGAGGAGTCCATCATCTGTTCTTCACTGAAGACACTGAATCTTGACGgacatttttcttttgataatctTCACGATGCAGCCAGGGACTTCGGGTACCTGTCCcattccctcccatttgcaatcCTTCGTCCGGAGACAGTTTCAGATATTGCAATAACCATAAAGCATATCTTTCATATGGGTACCAGTTCAATGCTCACGGTTGCAGCTAGAGGCCACGGCCACTCACTTCAAGGCCAATCACAAGCCCATGGAGGAGTTGTCATCAACATGGAATCACTCCGGAAACCAGAACTGAAGGTTCATGCCGGGGAGCTCCCTTTCATAGATGTTTCTGGTGGTGAGTTGTTGATAAATATCCTGCATGAAAGCCTGAAATATGGACTTGCACCGAAATCTTGGACGGACTATCTCCATCTAACTATTGGTGGAACTCTGTCCAATGCTGGGATCAGTGGGCAAGCATTCCGGCACGGGCCACAGATCAGTAATGTCTACCAACTGGAGGTTGTCACAGGTCTGTTTGAACAATATAGAGCATGCAAATATATAGTTTTACTACCTAGAAAGAATCAATATTGACACCACAACGTGTGGACTAAACTGTGTGATGCAGGAAAAGGAGAAGTGATGAACTGTTCAGAGAAGCAAAATGCTGACCTCTTTTACAGTGTCCTTGGAGGACTGGGCCAATTTGGGATCATAACCCGTGCTAGAATCACTCTTGAACCAGCACCCAAGATGGTAAATGACCAATATTCTCCCTCTTGATCTGAAAGGATTTAATTGtagttctcttttgtttttattaatcaTTAACACGGTTAACCCATCACTTCCAATAGGTGAAATGGATAAGAGTTCTATACTCAAATTTCTCCATATTTTCCAAGGACCAGGAGTATCTAATATCTGCTGAGAATACCTTTGACTACATTGAAGGACTTGTGATCATAAACAAGACAGGTTTACTCAATAACTGGAGATCTTCCTTCAATCCTCAAGACCCAGTTCAAGCCAGCCGGTTCAACTCAGACGGTAAGACTCTCTATTGCCTAGAAATGGCCAAAAACTTCAACCCAGACGAAAATGACATCAGAAACAAGGTAAGACATCGTCATGACCCAGTTATCTCTCTCACGTCATGTCTCCAGAAACATGTGCACAATGTTCACTTATTATTATCCTtatatcccctttttttttttttttttttttttatttgcagGAAGTGGATAGCCTTTTGTCTCAACTAAGCTATATTCCATCAACGCTTTTCCAAACAGAAGTCGCATACCTGGACTTCCTGGACAGAGTGCACGAATCTGAGAAAAAGCTGCGGTCGAAAGGCCTGTGGGAAGTTCCACACCCATGGCTCAATCTTCTAATTCCAAGAACCAAAATCCATGAATTTGCTGAAGAGGTCTTTGGAAACATTCTCAGAGATACTAGCAATGGTCCAATCCTCATTTACCCACTCAACAAATCCAAGTAATAGTTGAAAAACTCAGTCAGTAGTTACGCATACCTTCAAATATTTGACATCTAATgcttttttctccatttttgaAGGTGGGACAGCAGGACTTCTGTAGTAACTCCAGAGGAAGATATTTTCTACCTAGTGGCATTCCTGTCCTCAGCAGTACCTGCTTCCAAAGGAACCGATGGTTTGGAACACATTTTAACCCAGAACAAAAGAATTCTAAACTTCTGTGAAACAGCCCACCTTGGGATGAAGCAGTATCTACCTCATTACATCAACCAGGAAGAGTGGCAAACCCACTTCGGACCTCATTGGGAAATGTTTGTGCAGCGAAAATCTGTGTATGACCCTTTGGCTATCCTTGCTCCTGGCCAGAAGATTTTTCAAAGGCAATACCGTTCTCATAAAAGTGGCCTTTCATATAACCAATACTTACAAAAAGGGTCATTACAGCAGATAACCCAGAATGCCAGGGTATTGTAAGATCCTCACAACTAAATTAAACAATTTCTCGAGCCTCCACTAGAACTGTCACGGAAAAGGGGAGGCTGCGGGATGCTTCAATTTTGTTGATTAAGTTGGTCAATTCATCAATTATGTAATTAGTAAAttgaattttagaaaagatCCAATGACATCAATCCTGTAAAGGTTGCTCATAAGCAAGTAGGTAAGTGGACAAGAATTAGTCATCCCTCGTGATTCCTAGGACAAGATGTCGACATAATCCGTTGCATTGATAAATCCAATATTTTATATACCTTCTCTAGCTGAATTACCAAAAGGTTATATGCTACATCCGCTATAAGCATATCTCAAGGTTAAAAAAGCAATAAGTACAAAAGACCACAGACCACTTCAAAGTAATTAAAGAAATGTGAAAGCGATCTGGTTGTTTAGTATATGACAGTAGTAACTGGGGGAAACCTGAATGAAGATAAAGCAGCATCATTCATCTGACACTTTAGCATCAGTCCATCCAAGACCTGGCCTGGAGATTTCCCCCTGTGGTTCTTCATAGTCTCGGGCATCACGAAGAGAAGCTTCAAAGTCAGTAGAATCAATTGCAACAGGAAGCAAACTACTTATATCATCTCTAGCACCAAATCCACCAGCTTTTATAATATCGTCAGCTGTTACGAAAGCCTCCATGTTGACCTCTCCAGGCGTCTCCATATCAGCTGAAGCAGCTACTTGTTCTACATCATCCCCAAGATTGCTTCCTGCTCTGTTAATCTCTATAGTATCTTCTGTAGTATCTGAGTCCTTCACTGGAACATCTTTCACATTCATCTCTCGATTATCAGATTTTGCTACCCCATTTGTCATGCTGTCTTCATTCCCATCTGATGCAATCAATGCCCCAAAAACCTTAAAATTGGTGCAGCTTACAAATAAGATCATACAGAGGTTCAAATGCTGAActacttttgaaaaaaaatgcaataaaaCAACCCACAGTATATTCTGCTGCTATGGAATGAACAAGCACAGGTTACCATAAAACAAGAGTTCATCCTACTCAAAATCAATcagagaaaatttcattaacAACTTCAACTTGGATAATATTAGAAACAAATATATCTTGAATATTTAAGTGACAAGAGGACCTAAGATGGGGATGTAGTATTACAATAATCTAGAATCTTTTTAAGTCGTGAATTTTACCATTTCCCTTTTCGTCATTTTAAGGAGTGTAGTCCATCTGAACTCTAACTTAGTGTATAGTTGGGAAGATGGGGCCTACCTATTAAAATTTGGGCCCCACTTGACATGCCATGTAGCATATTTTTCCAAAACTGTTTCTACTGAAAGAAAATTTGCCAGTGTTGCAACCACTACCCCATATCTAAGAAGTGAAAAAGAAATAATTATCCTTGGAATTTATTTCCACCTGAAACAAAAATTGATGGTATTTAACATGGTTTTTGAGAATATTTACTTGAAAGCAACGAAGCAGTTTGAATTTCGACTACTATAGTACAGTGACTTAGCTAAAGCAATCAAGTGCTAAAAAGGCCACAACTACATCAACCAGTATAGTATAAAAGCCGCAACTATACCAACCTAAGTACTAAAGATGCCATAATTATATTGCAATGGATCAGATTCtccaattctttttcttttcctattaatATATGTGCTTTCTGGCCCTTATCTATCTTATCACGtcaatttttcttcctttttcagTTATAAAACATAAAACAGAGAACAGAGCTTTCCTCAGTATAAAACCAAGCAATTTGCTGTTAGAGCTGTTTAGTCTATAACATCCAACACTTCACACCTTATTTtctcaataaaaacaaaattaacacAGATTGTGCTGTATACCTTTTTCAGCATACTAAAGATAGGATGTTGCTTGTAATAATGGAAGCAGGAAAGTGATTTCCAAATATGATGGTTCCAGTGACAAttaattatctattttcttcTGCCCACCATCTTCCTTGCAGCACTTTGGGAAAGTAAGGCCATGTTTGGTATAACTTCTAATTACCTGTGAGTTATTCTTTGACAAGCACTTCTGTGATCCATAGAGTGATTCTTACAAAAATTAACACTCACTGAAGCCTACATAACTGATTAATTGAGAGAGAAGAGTTGGTAGTACGGCTGCATGGTGTCATACGCAATGCCAATAAATTGAAGGGCATAAGAGGGGTTGAATGTATTAAGCAACTATAGATATAGCTATCTGCATATTTCCTCTTTATCGCAGTTCTACTCAGAACAAAACAGGTTGCCATGTGAATAGGATTAGAAAAGATCAAACAATATGGGCACTTGAAAGTAATGGAAGGTTCTTGGTTAAGTCTAAATAGCACTCTCTAGGATATGCTATTGCAGTCTTGCTGACATTCCCAGGAAGGCTATGTGGGTTTAACACATCAATACAACGATTCAGTGGACTGTTTACCTACAACATCAGATTGTATACTATTCTCACAGTTGATCATCCAATTGTGGAAGGTCTGTTCCTGACGTATGCATCTAGTGTCTAAGTTGAGGACGCATACCATTTCCTAGAAATGTGATGAATCTAATTGTATTTTGGGCATCTAAATTTTTCGTCTAAGGAATATAACACAAAGCCCCTCTTGCATATAATAATCATTTTGGCTCTGTACACTTCTGGGCTTAGTGGCATCTTCAAGTCCCCTTGATAAATTTTACTTGAATTACCAAAAGAATGTAACAAAAAGATTGAAATTTTTATGTAGGTATGCTTACATTGCTTTTAATGCCCATGGTTCCTTTATTCTCACAATATGTGCATGATGTTGCTTCTTAGTAACACAAACACAGAAGACAACTTGTTCCATGTTTCCTAACCTTATGATTGACATAGTTTTATGTCCAACACACACTGAATCATATGAAAATTCTCCAAACACAAATGATGTTTCCTGCTCCAATGTTGGTGGATCTGACACCATTGCAAAAACTCAATTTATTTTAGAACACCTATAATCAAGTCCTTCCATCAGCATTAAGCATACAAGTTCATAATATTATTTGTTGCAACTAAACTATTACAAGTTGGAGGCTCTCTTTCAAAGCAAAAGCACAAAATTGAATAAGCAAGTATGGCCCATGAATCATGTATGACTAGAATTGCCCACTAGATTAAAAACTGGCAAGTGTGTCGGGTATGTCATCTTGAGTTGTCCACAGGGTTTCAAAACAGGAATTGGTATCCGGATCAGTCCCAGTTGATTCTGATCCTGTAACGGAACAGAATCGGCCTGAATCAGTCCAGATCAGACTCGGAATCAGTATATTCCAAGTATAAAAGGAATTCCCGTACAGGATCAGCACGATCCAGATCAACCGGAATTGGCCGATCCAatccgattcttaaaaccctggtTGTCCACCAGCCTGTCTTTTGTCCAACTTTGAATAAATGGATTCA includes these proteins:
- the LOC122642765 gene encoding cytokinin dehydrogenase 9-like, giving the protein MIFLRCIGLLFLSCLAARINTFSNFPSIIPTTSNLEESIICSSLKTLNLDGHFSFDNLHDAARDFGYLSHSLPFAILRPETVSDIAITIKHIFHMGTSSMLTVAARGHGHSLQGQSQAHGGVVINMESLRKPELKVHAGELPFIDVSGGELLINILHESLKYGLAPKSWTDYLHLTIGGTLSNAGISGQAFRHGPQISNVYQLEVVTGKGEVMNCSEKQNADLFYSVLGGLGQFGIITRARITLEPAPKMVKWIRVLYSNFSIFSKDQEYLISAENTFDYIEGLVIINKTGLLNNWRSSFNPQDPVQASRFNSDGKTLYCLEMAKNFNPDENDIRNKEVDSLLSQLSYIPSTLFQTEVAYLDFLDRVHESEKKLRSKGLWEVPHPWLNLLIPRTKIHEFAEEVFGNILRDTSNGPILIYPLNKSKWDSRTSVVTPEEDIFYLVAFLSSAVPASKGTDGLEHILTQNKRILNFCETAHLGMKQYLPHYINQEEWQTHFGPHWEMFVQRKSVYDPLAILAPGQKIFQRQYRSHKSGLSYNQYLQKGSLQQITQNARVL
- the LOC122642766 gene encoding uncharacterized protein LOC122642766; the protein is MEYDAVEHMQDGNEDSMTNGVAKSDNREMNVKDVPVKDSDTTEDTIEINRAGSNLGDDVEQVAASADMETPGEVNMEAFVTADDIIKAGGFGARDDISSLLPVAIDSTDFEASLRDARDYEEPQGEISRPGLGWTDAKVSDE